One genomic region from Anguilla rostrata isolate EN2019 chromosome 2, ASM1855537v3, whole genome shotgun sequence encodes:
- the kctd17 gene encoding BTB/POZ domain-containing protein KCTD5 isoform X3 codes for MSEASSLPTTHSNCNNNNNNNNNNNKDSDGNESTTTATPSPTETSASESPSQIIGNGSGINPGTGGNNGKWVRLNVGGTVFLTTRQTLLKEQTSFLYRLCQQQDLHSDTDETGAYVIDRDPTYFGPILNYLRHGKLVYNKELAEEGVLEEAEFYNITPLIRLIKERILERDCKATQQVPPKHVYRVLQCQEEELTQMVSTMSDGWKFEQMVNIGSSYSYGTEDQAEFLCVVSKELHTSGGGMGAEQSHKTKLFQIHGSRM; via the exons ATGTCGGAAGCCAGCTCTTTACCGACTACTCATAGCAActgcaacaacaataataataataacaacaataacaacaaagacAGCGATGGAAACGAGAGTACAACCACAGCTACCCCATCCCCTACCGAAACTAGCGCGTCGGAATCTCCGAGTCAAATCATAGGCAACGGTTCGGGGATTAATCCTGGCACCGGCGGAAACAATGGGAAATGGGTCCGATTGAACGTCGGCGGAACAGTTTTTCTCACAACGCGCCAAACCCTACTGAAAGAGCAGACTTCCTTTCTCTATCGGCTATGCCAGCAGCAAGATCTGCACTCGGACACG gATGAGACTGGAGCGTACGTGATTGACAGGGACCCCACCTATTTTGGCCCCATCCTCAACTACTTGCGGCACGGAAAGCTGGTTTACAACAAGGAGCTGGCTGAGGAAG gTGTCTTAGAAGAAGCAGAATTCTATAACATCACGCCGCTCATCAGACTGATCAAGGAGAGGATTCTAGAACGCGACTGTAAAGCGACGCAG caggtacCCCCGAAGCATGTGTACCGGGTGCTGCAGtgccaggaggaggagctgaccCAGATGGTTTCCACCATGTCTGACGGCTGGAAGTTTGAGCAG ATGGTGAACATCGGGTCGTCCTACAGCTATGGCACGGAAGACCAGGCcgagtttctgtgtgtggtttCCAAGGAGCTGCACACGTCCGGCGGGGGCATGGGTGCAGAACAGAGCCACAAGACCAAG cTCTTTCAGATTCACGGGTCCCGGATGTAG
- the kctd17 gene encoding BTB/POZ domain-containing protein KCTD17 isoform X4: MGCIALNAVTKDETGAYVIDRDPTYFGPILNYLRHGKLVYNKELAEEGVLEEAEFYNITPLIRLIKERILERDCKATQQVPPKHVYRVLQCQEEELTQMVSTMSDGWKFEQMVNIGSSYSYGTEDQAEFLCVVSKELHTSGGGMGAEQSHKTKASEVQEEDGARDEAEGERNDTPSEWISD; encoded by the exons ATGGGATGCATTGCACTGAATGCAGTAACTAAG gATGAGACTGGAGCGTACGTGATTGACAGGGACCCCACCTATTTTGGCCCCATCCTCAACTACTTGCGGCACGGAAAGCTGGTTTACAACAAGGAGCTGGCTGAGGAAG gTGTCTTAGAAGAAGCAGAATTCTATAACATCACGCCGCTCATCAGACTGATCAAGGAGAGGATTCTAGAACGCGACTGTAAAGCGACGCAG caggtacCCCCGAAGCATGTGTACCGGGTGCTGCAGtgccaggaggaggagctgaccCAGATGGTTTCCACCATGTCTGACGGCTGGAAGTTTGAGCAG ATGGTGAACATCGGGTCGTCCTACAGCTATGGCACGGAAGACCAGGCcgagtttctgtgtgtggtttCCAAGGAGCTGCACACGTCCGGCGGGGGCATGGGTGCAGAACAGAGCCACAAGACCAAG GCCTCGGAAGTGCAGGAGGAGGATGGAGCGAGGGATgaggcggagggagagagaaatgacaCCCCGAGCGAGTGGATTAGCGATTAA
- the kctd17 gene encoding BTB/POZ domain-containing protein KCTD5 isoform X1, producing the protein MSEASSLPTTHSNCNNNNNNNNNNNKDSDGNESTTTATPSPTETSASESPSQIIGNGSGINPGTGGNNGKWVRLNVGGTVFLTTRQTLLKEQTSFLYRLCQQQDLHSDTDETGAYVIDRDPTYFGPILNYLRHGKLVYNKELAEEGVLEEAEFYNITPLIRLIKERILERDCKATQQVPPKHVYRVLQCQEEELTQMVSTMSDGWKFEQMVNIGSSYSYGTEDQAEFLCVVSKELHTSGGGMGAEQSHKTKASEVQEEDGARDEAEGERNDTPSEWISD; encoded by the exons ATGTCGGAAGCCAGCTCTTTACCGACTACTCATAGCAActgcaacaacaataataataataacaacaataacaacaaagacAGCGATGGAAACGAGAGTACAACCACAGCTACCCCATCCCCTACCGAAACTAGCGCGTCGGAATCTCCGAGTCAAATCATAGGCAACGGTTCGGGGATTAATCCTGGCACCGGCGGAAACAATGGGAAATGGGTCCGATTGAACGTCGGCGGAACAGTTTTTCTCACAACGCGCCAAACCCTACTGAAAGAGCAGACTTCCTTTCTCTATCGGCTATGCCAGCAGCAAGATCTGCACTCGGACACG gATGAGACTGGAGCGTACGTGATTGACAGGGACCCCACCTATTTTGGCCCCATCCTCAACTACTTGCGGCACGGAAAGCTGGTTTACAACAAGGAGCTGGCTGAGGAAG gTGTCTTAGAAGAAGCAGAATTCTATAACATCACGCCGCTCATCAGACTGATCAAGGAGAGGATTCTAGAACGCGACTGTAAAGCGACGCAG caggtacCCCCGAAGCATGTGTACCGGGTGCTGCAGtgccaggaggaggagctgaccCAGATGGTTTCCACCATGTCTGACGGCTGGAAGTTTGAGCAG ATGGTGAACATCGGGTCGTCCTACAGCTATGGCACGGAAGACCAGGCcgagtttctgtgtgtggtttCCAAGGAGCTGCACACGTCCGGCGGGGGCATGGGTGCAGAACAGAGCCACAAGACCAAG GCCTCGGAAGTGCAGGAGGAGGATGGAGCGAGGGATgaggcggagggagagagaaatgacaCCCCGAGCGAGTGGATTAGCGATTAA
- the kctd17 gene encoding BTB/POZ domain-containing protein KCTD5 isoform X2, with translation MSEASSLPTTHSNCNNNNNNNNNNNKDSDGNESTTTATPSPTETSASESPSQIIGNGSGINPGTGGNNGKWVRLNVGGTVFLTTRQTLLKEQTSFLYRLCQQQDLHSDTDETGAYVIDRDPTYFGPILNYLRHGKLVYNKELAEEGVLEEAEFYNITPLIRLIKERILERDCKATQVPPKHVYRVLQCQEEELTQMVSTMSDGWKFEQMVNIGSSYSYGTEDQAEFLCVVSKELHTSGGGMGAEQSHKTKASEVQEEDGARDEAEGERNDTPSEWISD, from the exons ATGTCGGAAGCCAGCTCTTTACCGACTACTCATAGCAActgcaacaacaataataataataacaacaataacaacaaagacAGCGATGGAAACGAGAGTACAACCACAGCTACCCCATCCCCTACCGAAACTAGCGCGTCGGAATCTCCGAGTCAAATCATAGGCAACGGTTCGGGGATTAATCCTGGCACCGGCGGAAACAATGGGAAATGGGTCCGATTGAACGTCGGCGGAACAGTTTTTCTCACAACGCGCCAAACCCTACTGAAAGAGCAGACTTCCTTTCTCTATCGGCTATGCCAGCAGCAAGATCTGCACTCGGACACG gATGAGACTGGAGCGTACGTGATTGACAGGGACCCCACCTATTTTGGCCCCATCCTCAACTACTTGCGGCACGGAAAGCTGGTTTACAACAAGGAGCTGGCTGAGGAAG gTGTCTTAGAAGAAGCAGAATTCTATAACATCACGCCGCTCATCAGACTGATCAAGGAGAGGATTCTAGAACGCGACTGTAAAGCGACGCAG gtacCCCCGAAGCATGTGTACCGGGTGCTGCAGtgccaggaggaggagctgaccCAGATGGTTTCCACCATGTCTGACGGCTGGAAGTTTGAGCAG ATGGTGAACATCGGGTCGTCCTACAGCTATGGCACGGAAGACCAGGCcgagtttctgtgtgtggtttCCAAGGAGCTGCACACGTCCGGCGGGGGCATGGGTGCAGAACAGAGCCACAAGACCAAG GCCTCGGAAGTGCAGGAGGAGGATGGAGCGAGGGATgaggcggagggagagagaaatgacaCCCCGAGCGAGTGGATTAGCGATTAA